Part of the Ammospiza nelsoni isolate bAmmNel1 chromosome 6, bAmmNel1.pri, whole genome shotgun sequence genome is shown below.
TGTGTGTGGTTTGGGCGACACgatataataaagaaataaagctaCTGCAGAGTAGCTTTAGGAGGGCAGCGAAGATGGCGAAGGGTATAGAGCAAAATGatctacttaaaaaaaaaaaaaaaaaaaaggaaagaaacaaaagtcGCGGTcggtttttataattttaattcaaTTTCCCGCTCCGGGTTGGGTAATCGGCCGGAAGTCGAGTGACGGCTCCGCTGCCAGCAGCGATCCGCACCGACTGACACCCCGCCCGGCCAATCGAGCTGCACACGCCGGCCCTCGGGCCGGGCTCGGCCCCGCGCTCAAACCGGCAGCGCCAAGCCTGTTCCATGGAGGCCGTACTGGGGCAGGTGGAGCAGCTGCCCGCGCTCCTGGCCGTGTCCCGCTCCGCGCTGGTGCGGGACTGGGACGGCCTCAcgctggacagggctctggaGTGGGCCCGCTATTTCCAGCACCTCCATGACCGGTTCCGTGCCCGTCCACAGCTCCGGGAGGCCCTCGGGCGGCGGCTGCGCCGCTCCCAGCCGTGCCCTCTGCTCGGCTTCCCCGCGCTGGGCCGCTCCCcgcagctgctggggctggcgcTGCTGGAGAACCGCGCTCTGCCGCCCGCCGCCTGCCGCCGCCTGCTccgcagcctgctgcagcctcccgCCGCGGGGCCTGCCTCCGACCCCcgcgggctggggctgctggcccgCCGCAAGGCCGCTGCCCGCCTGCTGGCCTtgccccgccgcggccccgggcccgAGCCGCAGCTGCAGGTGGAGGCGCGGCTGCTGCTGAGCCGGCTGCGGCAGGAGGCTGGGGAGGCCGCGGGGCGGCTCTGCGGGGCTCAGggggggctgcgggccggggAGGCCGCGGGGCGGCTCTGCGGGGCTCAGGAGGGGCAGCTGCCCTGGTTGTGCggggctctggagctgctgccccagccccgcgcCTTCGGGGTGGTGGCGGCGGCGCTGGTTCTGCTCAAGCAAGGCCATGGCGCTGAGCAGgccggggatggggatgggagcagcagcccagggggGTACCAGGAgagtgctgcaggagaggaatgCACTGCCGGgctcctgctttcctggctgctgggcaACCAGGAACgattttctgccttttgccTTTGCATGCCTTGTTCCCATCTCGCCTTCCTGGCTGGTCACTACTCCGAGTTATGTAGATCTTATTTGGACCTCTTAACAGGCTGGGGAAGGTGCTTGCACTATGACCCCTTGCAGGGACAGTGGGTCAAAAGTTGCCTTGAGAAAGCTGAATTGTCCTGGGAGGAATTAAGGGAGCACTTCATCTGCCTCTGTCAGGGATCCACGCCGCTCAAAGAACAGACCCAAGCTGCCTTGGAACTCCTGAGGACACAAGATGGAGACTTCAGAGTCTGTGGCCTAAGTGTGTGGACTGACTTACTGATGGAAATAGGCTACTCATGCATGGACACAAAAGCAACGAAGAAACTTAAAAAATCAAGTAAATCTGGTTAACTTTATTTGGTGTGAAAGGCCAGACAGCTACTCCTCACTTCGTTGAAAACCAAATGTTACTGTGACTGCTGATCACAATGATTCTGACTGCATCTGGTTCTGAAATCTTTCAGGGAGGCCTGGTGTTTTCTTGTGGTTGTGCTGTCATTTCTGGTCAACACAGAAAATGTCTTCCTTTTCCGTACTTGCTGATTAATTATctaataaaatgaagaaaatccatTCTGTTTCAAATATGGAGTagttttgtgtttaaaaaatatgaCAATTCTGATATGGTCACGGTAGTAATTTTTCTAAATGTTGGAGGCTGAGCAAAAGTTCAAAGGGAGGGTGGAGCTTCAAATGTGAAAACCACAAATTCAGGGTTCCTTTAGTAGTGATTGTCTCCATTGGGCTGTCTGCTCTGGTGGCCACGCCATGTCAATGCTTCCACAGCTCTTGCACGTGACTTAGCCCCAGGGTCAGTGAAGAAAGTGAGAGGAGGCCAACTGGAAAGCTTCTTGAAAAGTTCTAAAATAAAGGTCTTTATTAGTTGCTATATTATTTGATAATATCCAGGTATTTCCTAAGAAAAGTGAGGTAAAGTGTAGGATGTTCTGTGTGGTTTTcttcccatttccattccttGCTTTGTGAAGCAGAAAAGTGAGTGAACAGTAAACTTTTTCattacatgtatatatataatatgtattttatatatatatatatataaaactatgtctatatatttatacaaaatattaaataattatatgTGTAAAATATACAGTATATATAATATTTCCCCCCTTCGTTATTTGTCTTACCTGTTTCTATTAGGAGCAGGGTAGTTTCTACCTTTCCACTTTCATTGGAATGAGTACTGTAATGCAGAAGCAATGTGTATATTCAGCTCTGTGAACTAGTATTACCAAAAGTGAGCACTGTAAAAAGAGAATAGTCAAGGAAGATGAGGCAAATGTATGGAACTACTGCCAAAAGAGTTACTCATTAATCTTTTGTATGGAGGACCTGTCAGAGTTCCTGTAGACCATGTTCCTACAGTTTCAAGATCAATTGAGACATCTCTTTCTTTTGTTGCAAAAGCTTTGTAGGAGGGGTTAGAAGATTCTTCACTTTTGCTTATCAGCTTAAAGACAGCAAACAAGTTATTAAATGTATAAACTGCATTGAAGTGAATTAGAGTAGTAGCCTGTCTTATGACAGGAAATAGTCTATATAACTATGGCAGATATTTCTGAATGGCAGAACTAAGGTGGGAAGGATAAACTGGTTTTTGAAATGGAAGCAGTTAGTGCAAGGATTGAATATTGTTTATCTGAGGAAAGAAGTGATGCTTATTTGAACTTGTATGGAAGTAATTACAGACATAAATAAGTTCTTATTCTTCACCTATTCTGAAACAGAAGAGATACTTAGGGGTTAGAAGCCTTTATGTAGTTAGGAGGACATGCTACTAATCTATCCAAAatacaacttttctttgcattCCTTGCTATGTGACATCAGTGAGACAAGTTATGGAGATGTGTGGATGAACATACTCTAAAACTGTGGCACTTGTCTGGCTCTTGTCTTTCATGGAGTTGTTGCCCCTTCTGGAACTTGTGGTCAGTCTTAAAAGGCACCAATGTCAGTGGACCTGATGACTGAGTCAGTATTCCTGTGGtatcaaaaaaagagaaatctgtCTAAAAAATGGTCTGAAATCTGTCAGTGCTTAAAACTGCTTAGAAGTGTAAAGCATGAAGTTTGAATTTATGTTGTCTAGCCACAGTTCCCTGTGTTATGTAGTTTTGGCATTTGGTGTGGAAACTCTGCACTTGAGCTTGCTCTTAAAGCTTTTAACAGGCATAAGATTTTGTGTCTGCTAGAATACTTTCTGCTATCAGAGGCTCCTGATGAATAATATACCCAAAGATGCTGGACAAAGTTATTTGCTTCTCCCCTGATATACATTAAGGGTGattaaaaaatactgcaatAACCTTGCAAATGTTGTACCATCAAACCAAACTTCAGCTATTAAAACCTACTGTTCCCAGGTATCTGAATCTCTGGGACAAATTTCAATGAGGGTTCAGTCTTAGTTTTGCTAAGTTAAGTCAGGTTAGATATGTTTCCTAATTATTCTAAGAATGTTCACTATAAATTTTAACTATTTCTAGAATAAATCAGATCCTTGTAGGAAATTTCTTCTTGCAGTATTTCAAATCTTCCTTTTGATAAACAAGCTTTGTGTAATAAAATTCAGTTCATGAAGGCATATGTCTTTCTTTCAAGTAATGTTTATTACACCTAACTAAGTGCAACTACAGAATCTTTTACTGGCATAGCTAGGAAGTAATAGGCTCATCAGTGACTTTATTtagaaagtaaataaataatcatGGGCATGGACAGGCAAGAGCCAGGCCAGTATAAACCTTATACACTGATTTCCAATTCTGTCTTCCTTAAGAAACAGGGATAGTAAAAGGTACTTTAACCTCAGTGAGACAAAAGCACCTGGTTTTATAGCAATTACACAGAAATGTTCCAGTCTGTCCCAAATACATTATAAAGAGAGGCCAGATCTCTGATTACCAAATTCCAAAATCCATATGGTATTCATTGCACAAACACACTGGTGCGCTTTCCCTGTTATTTCAGCGTGCTTGTGGAGTTCTCCAGGTAGCTGTGGGAATGATGAATTTTTTCTGGAACtccatttttaataaaagtatAAACAGGAAAGGAACCTCCTCCTTTTATATATTTGCAGCTGATGTGTGCAAAGTCTTGACAATCTCAACTATCATGAGAAGCAAGATACTGTCAATAACAGGCTAAGGCCTCTTCCACAATcaccttcctcctttttctttttttttcccttaataaGGAGAAGCAGATCTCTGCTCTTTATTAAATGATGATTGAAGAAACTGCTATGCTTGTGTTTTAGAGGATTGGTAAGGATTGTGGAAGGTATCAAGAGGATCTTGCTTGCCCAATTAACAGCTAAGACATTTTCCTGCTATTgatatttgatttttcttccctcaagaaagaaaaaacaatttaccCCTTGACAAACAGAATTGCAGCTGCACAAGTGACATACTATGAGATGTCTGGATACAAAGTTGcctctttttcttatttttcttgtgAAGTGTCTGTTCCCTTGTAATAAGCAAAATCTAGAAGAAAGCAAATTATATATTCTAGTATTTTGCAGTATGTATGCAGATACTAGAATAAAGATAAATAATGTAGAATAAATGGTTAATTTATGAAAACAATGTTAGCAAATAGTTATTATTCAGGTGAATATACAAGCCTGATGGTCACAATGCATGGgcaggaattttattttttgcacaCAAGGTTTCTTTCCCCCAGCCCTTTCCCAAACAGGTGAATAAGGGTCTAATGTTCTTTTCAG
Proteins encoded:
- the FANCF gene encoding Fanconi anemia group F protein encodes the protein MEAVLGQVEQLPALLAVSRSALVRDWDGLTLDRALEWARYFQHLHDRFRARPQLREALGRRLRRSQPCPLLGFPALGRSPQLLGLALLENRALPPAACRRLLRSLLQPPAAGPASDPRGLGLLARRKAAARLLALPRRGPGPEPQLQVEARLLLSRLRQEAGEAAGRLCGAQGGLRAGEAAGRLCGAQEGQLPWLCGALELLPQPRAFGVVAAALVLLKQGHGAEQAGDGDGSSSPGGYQESAAGEECTAGLLLSWLLGNQERFSAFCLCMPCSHLAFLAGHYSELCRSYLDLLTGWGRCLHYDPLQGQWVKSCLEKAELSWEELREHFICLCQGSTPLKEQTQAALELLRTQDGDFRVCGLSVWTDLLMEIGYSCMDTKATKKLKKSSKSG